Proteins encoded together in one Sylvia atricapilla isolate bSylAtr1 chromosome 2, bSylAtr1.pri, whole genome shotgun sequence window:
- the GPR34 gene encoding probable G-protein coupled receptor 34, whose translation MMAATPADLPTIGPHKEEFWSNQSNLTINASESHNDASCSLDDNNSLSLTLIVFYSIIFVVGLVGNIIALFAFLCIHQKRNSIQVYLLNVAIADLLLIFCLPFRILYHATNRWMFGRIFCKIVGTQFYMNMYISIVLLGLISLDRYIKINKSVKRSKMLTTTRSVQICCTVWAIALTGFIVVVAPSFLMTEVSNSTKCFHYRSKQNGEKIEAILNFITVLIFWIVFFLLILSYVKIAKNLLKISRRRANFPNAGKYTQTARNSFIVLIIFTVCFVPYHMFRFAYITSQLRTPSCYWREIIHTSNEVMLIFSSFNSCLDPVMYFLMSRSVRKTVFQLICRKLHGESSLNLESTSDIKLGQYAQERLSTTTPPHSTYSRKKSII comes from the coding sequence ATGATGGCTGCAACTCCAGCTGATTTACCAACCATTGGTCCACACAAGGAGGAATTCTGGAGTAACCAAAGCAACCTGACCATAAATGCCTCAGAAAGTCACAATGATGCCAGCTGTTCCTTGGATGACAACAACTCACTGTCACTCACTTTGATAGTTTTTTATTCCATAATTTTTGTCGTTGGATTGGTTGGAAATATTATAGCCCTGTTTGCTTTCCTGTGCATTCATCAGAAAAGGAATTCTATCCAAGTCTACTTGCTAAATGTAGCTATTGCAGACCTTCTGCTGATCTTCTGTCTTCCCTTCCGGATACTCTATCATGCCACCAACCGCTGGATGTTTGGGAGGATTTTTTGCAAGATTGTGGGAACTCAGTTTTACATGAATATGTACATTAGCATAGTACTGTTGGGATTAATTAGTCTGGATCgctatataaaaataaataagtctGTGAAGCGTTCGAAGATGTTAACCACTACCCGGAGTGTGCAGATTTGTTGCACGGTGTGGGCGATTGCACTGACAGGATTTATAGTGGTAGTTGCACCATCTTTCCTTATGACTGAGGTCAGCAATTCCACCAAGTGCTTTCATTACCGAAGCAAACAGAATGGAGAGAAGATAGAAGCAATTTTAAACTTCATCACTGTACTGATTTTTTGgatagtttttttccttttgatccTTTCGTATGTTAAAATTGCCAAGAACCTTCTGAAAATTTCGAGGAGAAGGGCAAATTTTCCCAATGCAGGAAAATACACCCAGACAGCAAGAAATTCGTTCATTGTTCTCATAATTTTCACTGTCTGTTTTGTGCCTTATCACATGTTCAGGTTTGCCTACATCACATCACAGCTACGAACCCCATCCTGCTATTGGAGAGAGATCATTCACACGTCCAACGAGGTGATGCTCATATTTTCATCATTTAACAGCTGCCTAGACCCAGTTATGTATTTCCTAATGTCCAGAAGTGTCCGTAAGACTGTATTCCAACTGATCTGCAGAAAACTTCATGGAGAGTCAAGCCTAAACTTGGAGAGCACTTCAGACATAAAACTCGGCCAATACGCTCAAGAGCGATTATCCACCACCACTCCTCCCCACTCCACCTACTCAAGGAAGAAGTCTATAATCTGA
- the GPR82 gene encoding probable G-protein coupled receptor 82: MNSSSCLQPSPATTVALPVIYSCLLPAGIFGNILAAWIFSRKVPSRKTQYIYLANLVTANLLVCSTMPFLAAYFAGGHRWPYGSLACKVAHHLGALVMHVSMYVTITILCSIALSQYATLKKSTGTQHSPDLPGNFQRRLLQKFRRPKFAKYFCVIIWMIVLCITATAITVNVQHRVSEEFPTCYNIRVEVGDRPEMIATSLATVCFFLFFMTVLWSYYSLTRHLSRIQENTCIGEKHLIYRRVKRNVLVIQIILTVCFLPYHIFRPIFYVLGTDNDCPRLNYLVEIKNFLTCLAAAKSSLDPVITILLDKTFKKSLYGLFTKSTPEHQKHNNDIIAEMRRNMERFS, from the coding sequence ATGAACAGCTCATCATGTCTTCAGCCATCGCCGGCTACCACCGTAGCTCTCCCCGTCATCTACTCCTGCCTCCTTCCTGCTGGAATCTTTGGGAACATCCTGGCCGCCTGGATATTTTCCCGGAAAGTGCCCAGCCGAAAGACACAGTACATTTACCTGGCCAACCTGGTGACTGCCAACCTGCTGGTTTGCAGCACCATGCCGTTCCTGGCTGCCTACTTTGCCGGCGGGCACCGCTGGCCCTACGGGTCACTGGCATGCAAGGTCGCCCATCACCTGGGGGCACTGGTGATGCACGTCAGCATGTACGTGACCATCACCATCCTGTGCTCCATTGCCCTCAGCCAGTATGCCACGCTGAAGAAGAGCACTGGCACACAACACTCCCCAGATCTCCCAGGAAACTTCCAGAGGCGCCTGCTGCAGAAGTTCCGACGGCCGAAGTTTGCGAAGTATTTTTGTGTCATTATCTGGATGATTGTGCTCTGCATAACAGCCACAGCCATCACGGTCAACGTCCAGCACAGGGTTTCAGAAGAGTTCCCCACGTGCTACAACATTAGGGTAGAAGTTGGTGATCGTCCCGAAATGATAGCAACTTCCCTTGCCACTGTGtgctttttcctgttctttatGACCGTTTTGTGGTCATACTATTCTCTTACCAGGCATCTGAGCAGAATACAAGAAAACACTTGTATTGGAGAAAAACATCTAATTTACAGAAGAGTGAAAAGAAACGTCCTTGTCATCCAGATAATATTAACTGTCTGCTTTCTTCCATACCATATTTTTAGGCCAATTTTCTATGTACTGGGTACAGATAATGACTGTCCAAGGTTAAACTATCtagtggaaattaaaaatttccttACTTGTCTTGCTGCTGCTAAAAGCAGTTTAGATCCAGTTATAACCATTCTTTTAGATAAAACCTTTAAGAAAAGTCTTTATGGCCTGTTTACAAAATCCACACCAGAACATCAAAAACACAACAACGATATTATCGCTGAAATGCGAAGGAATATGGAAAGATTTTCATAG